A window of Methanocaldococcus vulcanius M7 genomic DNA:
CTATTAAAATCAGCACGGATCGTGATGGAAACTATTGAGATAACAGTTTTAAAATCAATTTATCTTTAATTAAAATCAGCACGGATCGTGATGGAAACATATACTCCCTTGTGTTATTCAAATTAAAAGGTTTAATTAAAATCAGCACGGATCGTGATGGAAACGTATTCTAATATCTTATTTATTATCTCTTTATTACATTAAATTAAAATCAGCACGGATCGTGATGGAAACGCATTTAACGCAAAAGGAGTGCAGCTATATTGCAAATTAAAATCAGCACGGATCGTGATGGAAACATGCTATCATCTAAAAATGTTTCTAATATTTCTCTAATTAAAATCAGCACGGATCGTGATGGAAACTTAATGAGATTATCAATATTAATCTCTGATTTTTTAATTAAAATCAGCACGGGTCGTGATGGAAACAGTGTTGATATCCAATTTAAGTTTAAGCCTCCAAAATATTAAAATCAGCACGGGTCGTGATGGAAACCTAACTGGCTTCAAAACCAAAATATTCTCTTTATTAGCTAATTAAAATCAGCACGGGTCGTGATGGAAACTGAATAACTTCTGCTGTTTCATACAAATTTTATAATAATTAAAATCAGACATCTTCGAGGATGGAAACAATATATCTCTTAAATTATTTACAGACGTTCTATTTTTTCCACAAGAAACAGAATAAATATATATTCAATTACTACAAATTAAGTTTTTAGAAATTCATCAGATGGGACTATGTATGTTATTATCGTTTATGATGTGAATGTTGCGAGAGTGAATAAAGTAAAAAGCTTTTTGAGGAAGCATTTAAATTGGGTTCAAAATAGCGTTTTCGAAGGGGAAATAACAAAAGCAGAGTTTGAAAGAATAAAAGATGGAATCTTGAGAATTATTGATGAAGATGAGGACTCAGTGATTATCTATAAATTTCCATTGGATTTTATGCCAAAAAGAGAGATTTTGGGTTTAGAAAAGAACCCAATTGATGATATTATCTAAAATTAACTAAAATAAATTAAAATAAAAATAATTATTAAAACCATGCAACTAACGGCTCATATTTCTTCTGCCCAACTAAGTGTTTAACCAACTTATATGCCTCTAATCTTATCAATCTTCTCTTTGAAACATTCTTTTTTAATTTTGGATGTTGAACGGTTTTATCCATCTCTCTGTTTAGGTGTTCTAAAACCAACTTCATTCCATCTTCATTTAGTAAAACACCATTTAACTCCTCCCTAAAATGCTTTTTCTGGATAATTCCTTGCTTAACTAATCTGTTAGCCAACCTATCGGCAATCATTGGTTTAAATATCTCACTTAAATCTAATGCCAAGGAAAACCTCCTCTCATGTGGCTCGTGTAAATAACTAACAGTTGGCGTTAGTTGAGTATTATAGAGTTCAGTTATTATAGCAGGATACAAACGGGAGTTTAAAAAGCTTATTAATGCATTCATTTCATTTTTTGGTGGCTTTCTTGTTCTTTTAATTATTTTAAATCCATCTGGCAAGGTTTCATCCCATAGATTATAATACTCTGCCCTAACTCTCCCCTCTACGTTCATAACTTCTGTTATTTTATTGCAGTTGTTTAACTCTTCAATATAATTTTTAAATTTTGTCTTATTTTTGAATTTTAATAAATTCCACTCCATATTTTTTATTCCTCCAATGACAAACAACTTTGCCAACTCTAATCTCTTATTCTTATCTAAATAATGTTCAACCTGATTGACTACTAAATAACCAGAGTGTAATGACTCCCTTGGATAAAAACTTCCATCATAATAGCCATAGTGGTTAAAGAAATGCACAGCAATGCCTTTCTGAGCTAAATAATGGAGAGCTTGGGAGCTGATGCTAACCTTTCCATATATGTAAATATCATAAATTCCCTCAATAGCTAAGGGCTTTTTACCTCTTGCATTTTCAAAGTAGATTGTATTTTCTTTTCTAAATAAGTAGCCGTCTGATAATAAAGTTAAGGATTTTTTCCTCATAATTTCACCTTAAATAAAACATAATTCATAATAAGCACAATTTTTGCAAATTTTCTGATACCATAGGGCTTCGCCCTATTGGCACAGGGTTTTCACAGCTTTTATATTATATTGTAAGGAATTTTGATGCCAAAGGCATCCTTATAACCATAAAAAGTTTTATTCCTGTGAAAGCCCTGTGATACTCAGGATGCACTGCCTCGCTTTGCTCGGCAGTGCCTCTTAGATTACTTCATAACAATCGCTTAAATAAAACATAATTCATAATACGCACAATTCTTACAGATTTTCTGATAAATTGGCTCTGGAGGTTCTTTTAGTGATTTTATATGCTCAATTTCTCTTATTGCTCTATTTATCTCTTCTTTATCACTTTCTTTTAACTCAATCTCTTTAATTTCTTTAAGTTTTGGATAATGCAAGATTGCTTTTGCTTTTATTCCCAAATTGTTTAAATAATAGATGTAATACAATGCCTGCATGATATGGGCTTTCTCCATCTGTTTGCCTCTCTTTACTTCATGAACCTCAATAATATCGCTCTTTTTGATAAAATCAATCTTTATACTGCCTATCTGAATTTCTTTCTCCTCTCCAAAATAACTTTTTTCATGTAAAAACTTCCCCAAATCAACAAAATCACTCTCTTGCTCCATAGTTATGCCTCTTACAAAATACCAAAGCTTTGTCTTGCATACATAGAGGTAGTTTATCTCAATGCCTTTGATTAAAAGTTCTTTTTCAAGGTATTCTTCACCCATATTAAACACCAATTAAAAAACTTTAAAGAATGTCATCACACCAAACTTCACCATAATCTACAACTAAATCAAAGATTTCAATTCTCTTTTTTGAGTATATTGGAGCAAGTAATTCAATATCTTTAACAAGCTCTTCAAAGAGAGTTTCATCTTCAAAGTATTTTTCTTTGTATATCTTCCAACTCTCAAATTTTTGCAGAAATATGTCTCCAATGTAATCAGAATATAAAAATTTGAACCATTCTCCTTTGTCGATTCCTCCAATGGTTGAAGGGTAATCTTTATCGAGTAAAGAAAACGTTATAATCCCCCTAACAACACATTCTCTCTTCTCCCTAAAATCCCTAATAATAACAGTTCTATTCTCTTTATTAACTTCAACAAAGGCATTATCTAAAATCCACAATAAGTCATATTCTGTTTCTTTTCCATCTTCATAGATAACTTTCCAAATAACGCTATCTCCTCTAAACCTTATAAATGAATTTTTAAAACTTCTCCACCACTTTAGCAGTTCTTCCCTAACATCCTCATCAACAATTTCTTCATCCTCATCTTCTTCAATTCTCTTTATTTTTTCGTTTAGATGGTAGAAAACCCAATAATATGGAAATTTATCTCTCAAAGTTTCGAGTTTTTCTTTTCTCTGATATGTTAATTTTTTATCGTATTCTTCCATTGAGTTAAGAACACTCCAAAGAACTGCACCGCAAAATTTAGGAACTTTATCTTTTTTGAATTCTCTATCCTCAAATGCCTTTTTCATTAAATCTACAAATTCGTAATAGTTTAATTTTTCTTTTTTGATTTTGTTAAAATGTTTCTCCAAGTTATTGAAGATTTTTGTTATTACTGTGCAGTATATTTTGCATTTTTCCATTCCCCTTCCAACTCTTCCAATTCTTTGCATAAAATTCCTCAAATACAATCCTGAATCCATAAAACATAAAGAAACCGGATAATTAACCCCCACTTCTGCTTTTGATGTTGTTATTATGATATCTGTTTTGCTTAGAATTTCATCTAAATTGTTGTTATTTTCTTCTCGTGTCTGCAACCCTGTATTAACCCAAACCTCTGCATCAATCTCATTCTCAATAATATATTTCATTCTCATAGCATCTCTCAAAGAATTAAAAATAATTAAAATCTTCTCATTGTTAGAGATTGCTTTCTCTATAATATCCTTAATATTTTCCTTTAATCTTCCATCCTCAATCAAATGACCAAATAAACTCCTTTCTATACGTTTTGAGATTTTTATAAACTCAATTTCCATTTCTCCTTGAATAACCCTTCCTTCATTACTTAATGGTTGCTCAATGATTTCTGGAGTAATTCCATTCTCATTTAAGAACTCAATTAAATTCTCTTCTGGTGTTGCAGAAACAAAAAACCATTTTATCTTCCCAAATAACTCTTTTGTCATTAAAAACCAAATTAAAATGTTTGCTATTTGCTCTTCATCATACAAATGATATTCATCGAAAATAACATAATCCAACGCATTAAAGAAGGCAGACCAATCTGGAAAACCTTTTAAATGTCTAAATTTCTCATTTTTTCTTGGTAAATGATAACCGCTGTTTATCATATAATTTAGAATATCTGGATTTGTTACTGCAATTTCACAGTTTTTTAATTTTTCTATTAGCTCTTCTCCTCTTTCTTTTCCCTTTTTTGTTAATGTTTTTCCAGTTATTGTCTCAACCTTAATTCCCTGCTCTTTTAATGTTTTTTCAATATCTTCTGCTAATGCATTTGTTGGAACTACAATCAACCCTCTTCTGGAAGTTAGATAATTGTTATCTTTTGCATATAGGATAGGAAATGCAAAAGAAAATGTCTTCCCTGCACCAGTTGGAGCGACAATAAAATAAACATCCTTCTCCAACTCAGCAACATCTGAATAAAATATCTCTTGAAATTTATGCAACCTAAATCCTTGTTTAATAACCTTATCTCCAAAAGGTAAACATTTCTTTGAAACCCTAAATTTTAAAGATTCCATAAGAATCCCCTCAAAAAAAAAGAATTAGTTAGAGAAAATCTTTTCCAAATCCTCAACTTTGAATCCCGTTCCAATAATGTAGTGAGATAGAACAAATCTTAACATCTGAGATTCCTTTAACTTCACATCTTTACCAAATATCTTCTTAATTGTGTAGAGATTTAGCCAGATTTCCTCTGGTTTTTCCTCTTTTTCTTCAAATAATAAGAGGCACTCCCTACCAACTCCTATCCTCAAAGTAAATGTTTTTGGAAGCTTGATGTCTTCAAATGTCAATAAAGATGCCTCAAAAACCGAACCTTCCTTTATTCCCTGAATGTGGAAATAATTTTTAAACAGCCCTTTTCCCATTTGCTCAATTATATCTCTTCTAACCATATAATCAGAAATTTCCGATGTTTTTCTCGCAAATATTGGAGTTTTTTCATAGTATATTGGTCTTCCAATAGTCCAAACAAATCCAAACTCCTTAATCTCTTCATAGTTAGGTTTATCTTTTATTTGATAAGTGTATTCTCTCTTCTTTGCCAATACAAAATTTAATGCATAATCCAATGCAATATCACCAATAAATGGCTCTGTTGATGCAACCCCTCCCTCTGTTTTATTATAACAAAATAAAGGAGAGAGAAGAGTTATTTTATAATACCTGAGCATATTAGACACCCATTTCTTCTAATAATTTTTTAATAACATCTTCTTTTTTGATGATTTTACATTCAACTAAGTAATTTATACAATCATTTAAATGCTTCAAATAAAGTTGTCTCAATTTTTCTTCATCTTTCAGATATTCATCAATTAACTTTAAGAGTCCCTTTAACTCTTCATTTTCAATTAATTTGGATGAATTTTCTCTTAGTTTATTTTTAACAAACTCTTTTACGTTCTCAAAATTTACTTCTTCATTAAACTCTTTTGAAATTAGATAGGATGACACTGGTGGTTCAAAGGTATCCAATGCTATTGCTATAATCTCATTTTTCATATTTGCATCCATAACATTTGATTGAGATCCATATCTTGTTGTTTTTAAATGAGATATTAGAGCATGGATAAACCCTTCTGGTGTTATGTCATAGAACGTTATAAACTGTGGGAAATAAACTCCTGGTTTGATATATTGAATTCCATACAAACTCTGCCTTTGGGAACCTTCTTCTTTATCCCACATTGTTCCTTCTTCACTTAATGCGTTATGAGTTAGTTCCTCTGTTATCTCATCTTTATCTCTAATTGAATATGCCCATTCATAAATAACTCTTGAAGGCAATCCAATAGCATCATTTGATTGTGTTACACTATCTCCAAACACTATGGAGTTTGGATTTGCTAAATGTTCTTGCTTATCAATAAAGTTATATTCAATCTCTGGATGAACTACTTTAAATTTTCTACATAAAACTAATCCTGTTAATTTTTCCCTTGATTTCAATTTTCTTGATGGGATGACAACCACATCTTTATTACCAATTGTTGTGCTTATAACTTCATCTGGCTCTGTTGAACGATTAATTAAATAACCAGTTGTAGTTCTTATTGTTGCTACTTTTATCACATTTGGAGTTCTTTTTGTGTATGTCTCTTGGAAATATTCTTTTGGGATTATTGAATAGAGTTTTTCTCTAAACTCCTTAACAACATTCTCATCATACTCAACATATTTTTTGTATCCAGTTTCAACTAACTTCTTTTGCTTTGCCATTGTCATCACCTCATTTATTGAGTTTCTTCTTGATTAGTTCTTGCACTTCTTTTTTCTCTTGATTTTGCATCATAATGGAATGCAAATGCGTATATCCAATATCTAAGCTCTTTTTTTGATGGTAATTTGTCGTTCCACAACCCTTTAAACAATTCATCATACACTACTTTACAAAATTCCTCGATTTTCTCTTTCTTGCTTGGATATGGATACTTCCTATAAAGCATTCCAGCCATCATGGATTTTATCTCTTCATCACCATATCCCCTCTTTACCCCAGTTTTTAAAACCTCCAAAGATTCTCTAATCATTGATGTCTTTGATGATGCACTACCCTTAGCCCACTCTATATCTGAAGCAATATCTGCCAATTTTTCAATAATGTTCATTTTTTCCACCCCAATTCTTTGATTTATAAGATTTAAGTTGTATTTTTCAGCAAATGAGTGTGGGTAGTCCAATTTAAACAAATAGAAGTAAAATGCCATAGGATTATCAGCATAATCATTGAATAATGAAATCATATAATTGTCTGATTTTGAACCTCCTTTTAATGTATAACCCAATCTCCAAAGCAATTCAAACTCATCTCTAATTTTTTCAATTTCATCTATCCTAACTTTATCCCATTCTAATTTTTTGAATGATTTTGGAGCATAATCAAATATTATTGTCTCTCTTTTTGCCTTGTCTGGATTAAATGGATATGTTAGATAAATCTTAAAACCTGTTTCATAGACAAAATCCAAAATTCTCTTATAGAATCGTATAAACTCGATTTGTTTAGATATATCCACAAAACCCATTAGGAATGGGGATAATTGTTCTTCTTTTTTCACATTAAACCCATAAACTGCACTTATAAACGATTTAGCATCATTCATTAGATTCCCTAATTTTTCTCCAACACTTTCAACATATTTTGTTAAATTTTCTTCCATCAATGGGACAAAGTAGTCATAAGCATCAATATAAACTGCCTGAACATTTTCTTTTTTACCAAAAATTAGTTTTCTAAATGTTATTTCAGTTAAACATACTGAGCAGATATTCTTTTGAGTATTACCTAAAGATACAACGGTTCTATTTGTGAATCCTCTTGGTTTAAATCCAAAGCATAAGTTTGCTATTGCAACTGTTTTTGTTTCCCTCCCGCACAATGAACACATATTCTTTTTTGAACCAATATCCTCAAATTTTATATCTTTAATCTTTTTTCCGTTTAAATAGGCATATCCAAGTAATTCATTAATAATTTCTTTCAAATTAGCCCTCTCAGAACCGCCATAATTCTCATTTAACAATGTTATTAAATCAGCCAGCATTTCTTTTTCATCAAATCCTTTTTTTGTAGCAATGTAAAGATGTAAATACTTTTTTAATGCGTTATCTTTGCTACTGTTTATTTTTTCAACTATTTTCCTGTCTAAACCAAATGTTTCATCGTTTGTTTTGAAGTATTTATCGTTAAACTTTGATTTTAGTTTATTAACTTCCTTTTTTCTACTTTCATTTCCTGTAAGTTTGTATAGAAAGGTTAATATTGCAAATCTTTTCTTCTCTTCATCATCAAAACCTTCAAACTCTTTGGTTAAAGCATCTCTTATTTCCTCATCAGAACTAATTCCTCTATAAAAATATTCAAATCCAAAATTACTGATAATCTTTTCAATTAACTTTAAAACATTTTCTTCACTAATGTCGATAAACCTAAATATATCCAGTTGTGCTTTGTCCCTATTAACTTCGACCATTTTTTCAATGTTTCTGTATAAGAACTCTTCAAATGATTTTATCAAATAATCTTCATCTATTTCCAAATTTCCTTCGTAAATAAATCCTCTTGGAGAAATAACATGGCAATCTACACTTTCTCTTAATCTTTCAACAATAAACCTTGCTAAAACCTCATAAGGAATTTCATCAAAGTAGAATACATTTACATCCACATAATTTCTCAATTTTCTCCAAATTTTTAATAAATCATTATACTCTCCAATCGGAATAGAAATACTATCAGCTAAATGAATAATTTCAATTAAATCATCTTTTATTAATCTGTTAAGCCCTCTCCTTGTTGGTAATTTGTCATCTGGAATAATAAATCTTGTTCTCTCCTCTGTTGCCAATACAAGATACTTCACAATCTCTTTTTCTTCTTCATTTAGTTCAATTTCTAAATCTTTCAAATCTTCCTCAAA
This region includes:
- the cas3 gene encoding type I-D CRISPR-associated helicase Cas3'; the protein is MESLKFRVSKKCLPFGDKVIKQGFRLHKFQEIFYSDVAELEKDVYFIVAPTGAGKTFSFAFPILYAKDNNYLTSRRGLIVVPTNALAEDIEKTLKEQGIKVETITGKTLTKKGKERGEELIEKLKNCEIAVTNPDILNYMINSGYHLPRKNEKFRHLKGFPDWSAFFNALDYVIFDEYHLYDEEQIANILIWFLMTKELFGKIKWFFVSATPEENLIEFLNENGITPEIIEQPLSNEGRVIQGEMEIEFIKISKRIERSLFGHLIEDGRLKENIKDIIEKAISNNEKILIIFNSLRDAMRMKYIIENEIDAEVWVNTGLQTREENNNNLDEILSKTDIIITTSKAEVGVNYPVSLCFMDSGLYLRNFMQRIGRVGRGMEKCKIYCTVITKIFNNLEKHFNKIKKEKLNYYEFVDLMKKAFEDREFKKDKVPKFCGAVLWSVLNSMEEYDKKLTYQRKEKLETLRDKFPYYWVFYHLNEKIKRIEEDEDEEIVDEDVREELLKWWRSFKNSFIRFRGDSVIWKVIYEDGKETEYDLLWILDNAFVEVNKENRTVIIRDFREKRECVVRGIITFSLLDKDYPSTIGGIDKGEWFKFLYSDYIGDIFLQKFESWKIYKEKYFEDETLFEELVKDIELLAPIYSKKRIEIFDLVVDYGEVWCDDIL
- the cas4 gene encoding CRISPR-associated protein Cas4; its protein translation is MGEEYLEKELLIKGIEINYLYVCKTKLWYFVRGITMEQESDFVDLGKFLHEKSYFGEEKEIQIGSIKIDFIKKSDIIEVHEVKRGKQMEKAHIMQALYYIYYLNNLGIKAKAILHYPKLKEIKEIELKESDKEEINRAIREIEHIKSLKEPPEPIYQKICKNCAYYELCFI
- the cas7d gene encoding type I-D CRISPR-associated protein Cas7/Csc2, yielding MAKQKKLVETGYKKYVEYDENVVKEFREKLYSIIPKEYFQETYTKRTPNVIKVATIRTTTGYLINRSTEPDEVISTTIGNKDVVVIPSRKLKSREKLTGLVLCRKFKVVHPEIEYNFIDKQEHLANPNSIVFGDSVTQSNDAIGLPSRVIYEWAYSIRDKDEITEELTHNALSEEGTMWDKEEGSQRQSLYGIQYIKPGVYFPQFITFYDITPEGFIHALISHLKTTRYGSQSNVMDANMKNEIIAIALDTFEPPVSSYLISKEFNEEVNFENVKEFVKNKLRENSSKLIENEELKGLLKLIDEYLKDEEKLRQLYLKHLNDCINYLVECKIIKKEDVIKKLLEEMGV
- the cas1b gene encoding type I-B CRISPR-associated endonuclease Cas1b, with protein sequence MRKKSLTLLSDGYLFRKENTIYFENARGKKPLAIEGIYDIYIYGKVSISSQALHYLAQKGIAVHFFNHYGYYDGSFYPRESLHSGYLVVNQVEHYLDKNKRLELAKLFVIGGIKNMEWNLLKFKNKTKFKNYIEELNNCNKITEVMNVEGRVRAEYYNLWDETLPDGFKIIKRTRKPPKNEMNALISFLNSRLYPAIITELYNTQLTPTVSYLHEPHERRFSLALDLSEIFKPMIADRLANRLVKQGIIQKKHFREELNGVLLNEDGMKLVLEHLNREMDKTVQHPKLKKNVSKRRLIRLEAYKLVKHLVGQKKYEPLVAWF
- the cas2 gene encoding CRISPR-associated endonuclease Cas2; protein product: MYVIIVYDVNVARVNKVKSFLRKHLNWVQNSVFEGEITKAEFERIKDGILRIIDEDEDSVIIYKFPLDFMPKREILGLEKNPIDDII
- the cas5d gene encoding type I-D CRISPR-associated protein Cas5/Csc1; protein product: MLRYYKITLLSPLFCYNKTEGGVASTEPFIGDIALDYALNFVLAKKREYTYQIKDKPNYEEIKEFGFVWTIGRPIYYEKTPIFARKTSEISDYMVRRDIIEQMGKGLFKNYFHIQGIKEGSVFEASLLTFEDIKLPKTFTLRIGVGRECLLLFEEKEEKPEEIWLNLYTIKKIFGKDVKLKESQMLRFVLSHYIIGTGFKVEDLEKIFSN